From the genome of Capsicum annuum cultivar UCD-10X-F1 chromosome 4, UCD10Xv1.1, whole genome shotgun sequence:
ataaaaaaatcaataatcgaTGTACTTTCTTgtcgaaaataaaaaataattacaactcctCTCCCTCAAAAAGCTGTTGAAGTTAAGGGGCCATTCaagaagaaggtaaatatataAGTGGAACTTGGTGCCAAAGAAAAGAGGGATCTACGATAAGCCAAGAATGCTAAGCTAGGaacaccagattaccccaggcctccctttccccTCAAGACTTTCACACTATGACAGATATGTGTACACAGTATAAGGAAAAgtcaagtttacttttcctaacctatcctTCTAATCAAATCCACCTCTTAAAGAagaaactatgcaacagatgtgaaatctatttAACAGCTGGGTATTTAGGtacaactggtagtggttctgttgcaacttactatccatatgttgcataagttgagttggattattgatttagaAAACCCTATGCAGCACATGGACCATCTTTACagttactaacctatttaaaaattgtcttcttaagACATAgaatgttgacaaaattctctgcctcaagaGGGAAAGACAATTAACGTACCTGGAAGCTTATGActctgccgataggataatggacctcgagtTCTAGAAGAAGCTCAAGGATAtgtacgatcaactcaataatAATGTATTAAACTTTGGCGTGAGATTTGATTTCTTACCTTCTACATTGGATTGggatgaagaaataataaaatatgttagagaggaGAGGCTAAATCCACACGGCatgagctggaccaaggcaaagtgGATTCTTCTAGTCATTAGCGTGAAGGTTATACATTATCGGGTTGTTGAGATAAtactcgaggagggaaatatcaatttttatggCTGCAATGAACCTCTCATCGATGATGtcgatctttttctccttatGGAGCTACTCCTTCTTGTTGAGGGAAAGTAAACGGATAAATTATTTTCCAAAGAAAGCattgataaagaaatcatgggattatgGTAGTCAAAATAATGACATAATCCTTCCAAAATATGATGTCGGTTAtgcgagcggctcgcacgctcttgcacatatCGAATGTTTGTTGACTGGTACAAAAATGTCTAAGCCAACAACCTTTCTGTGGACAACCTGCATGAGGTATGGCCTTATGGGGTACTAATTGGATGCTTGAAGCCTGTTTATATAAAAGAACCTAtggaataataattttttatttctagtcACACtccactttactttaaattagaTTTACGTGTAGTGGCAATAGTTTTTTTCAAATAGAgtaaaagttgagttttttataatgcaatagattgtcaatctattgtaGAATATATTTTATCTGTTCTGGTAGATACTTTAGCTGtagcaataggttggtcatctgttgcattatgccaaTGTTATTTATATCTTATCTAAgactaatttgttacaacagagggaagacctgtttgatattttccaacaaatgacctaaattttacaatatgtgccaaaatctgtttgatattttgcaGCAATTatatgcttgaatatccatgttctCGATagcaccaaaccagtagcaaatacaccaccataaaaatttcagcaattaaaCTTGAAAATCCATGTGCTCAacaccaccaaaccagtagcaataacagcaacaatgtagtatcttctggctcgattttgtttttctttagaagccttgactttctttaACAAACCCTAGATTACACAATTTGCTTGTTAAGGGTGTCGTTGTTCATATCAATCAAATTAATCCCATCCAcccaatatttttaaaaacaagaacacaattataaaatgattacaagtcaataattaatcaactaattaaataaaaaaaatattacctttgaaatcttaaaaGAAAAAACCTAGGACCTAGATTTTGTTAAGTCCAAGAAGtattcaatagagcttcatgaccgaacttacaatatcaaaaatcattatcacaaaaaatagttgAAGATGCGATCGACATTGTCAGGCTCAgtagagaaaaatgaaaaaaagatgaagaaaagaatgaccaaatacaaataatttgaagaatttggatggataaaaaaatatgatgaggaagaagaagatttgggaatttagggataaattttaggaagaagatgaatatataaaacATTGGTGGAAAAAAATGACCATTTGGGGCAAAATCAGATGTCAAGTCAGCAAAAAGTGCTAATCTGACACATTTGTTCCTATTTTATTTAACGTGTTTAAAATGatcactgtctacttgatgcttattttattttaggtatttgaaCTGAATAAGCTGCATAAGCTACACCAGAGAAAAGCtcgactttctttttctttcaggAGAGTTGTATACGCATCGTTGCCGATTATTACGAAGATGAAAATATGTGAGTGATTATCCCTGATTTTGCTAACATTTTAAATGTGTACCTATAAGtaaagataataataaagaacaaaaggaGAGACTAAACGAGGGAAGGGAAAACAATTGTTAAGTAAAATTCTTCATCATTGTCACTGGCTATATTTTATCGTAAAATATGGTAAACCTGTGTTTGTAGAGTGCAACCTTTTGCCAATATCGTTGCTGTTTTCAGCCTATGCTATAAGCACATCTAGGTATCTGCAGAATGAAAGACCTCAGATTTCATAAATACTCCCTCGTACCAAGAAcgataaaaggggtaatgaggttgaaaataaagaaatgaatagGATGATCATAGAACTTCTTTTGTGGTGTAATCTGAGGACAGTGACGATTTTTTTTCCCCGTGTTCAGGGCGGATGTCATGAGGAAGTCTAGAGGAGCACTTTTCCAGGAAGAGGTAGTTAAATGTGATTTCAATACTTATGAAGCTACTCTGTGCCTTCCCGGTAGCTTTAAAAATTgcgtgtttttatgttgtttttttccTGCTACTATAGAAACTCTGCAAATGGCTGACTCATCTATTGTTAGCTTTGGAGCATCTGCATTCCAACCAAGTTCATCATAGAGACCTCAAGGTAAAAACTTATTGTAATCGGCGAAATAGAAAAGCCTTCTTAGCATGAATCATTTTTAACGTGAATTATTTTGAATTCAGTTATGTAACATATTCATCACAAAGGACAATGACATCAGGTTAGGTAAGCATGCCCAAATAATTGCTTGACTAGATCATCTTTGCTTCTTTACTATCCTTCAAATTCCCTTGATTGTCACAGGTGATTTTGGATTAGGAAAATTGCTAGATGCAGAAGGCCTTGCTTCCTCGGTATGAATTTCTATTTCGGCAAAATGAACCTCTTACTTAAATGCAAGTTTCGACCATCTATTGTCACCTAACAATCGATTCAGCATATCTATTTAGCAAGAGAGAAATCCCTTCTCCCTTTAAGACCGAGAAAACCtaaaatttacttttatttttggtcATAGGTGCCAAAATGTTATGGTGGTCATCTtcctttttatcaaaaaaaatactGTGGTATTCATCATATTACAAAGCTCCTATCGCCATAGCACCTACCTTAAttcatttgagaaaaatacatCGAGTTATACAGCTAATCCTTAATTTTGGAACAAATTTCATGTAATAGGTATCTGGCATACCAGACGACATGTGCCCTGAGCTTTTTGCCGGCATACCATAAGGCTATAAATCTGATATATGGTCGCTTGGTAAGAAATAAGAATGTTTATGAAGCAATGTATTTCAGCTCTTTACATCATGACCCTAATACTAACACTTTAATGTGATTTTAGGATACTGTATGTTTGACATTGCTGCACATCGACCCCCATTTAAAGCTTCTGTGAGTTGATTTTTCATCTATCTGAACTTCGTAAACAATACCTCGAAAAGTTATACTtgttaagcaaaaaaaaaagttctttatCCTGATATCTTCTATATGATATAGTGACAATGTAAATCCAACAGGACAAAACTCGACTTATCAACAAAATAAATCAGGGTTTTTTCTCACCACTTCCGATTATATACTCCTCCACCTTGTAAGTATCTTCCTTCTCAGCATGCCACAAGTATAACAAATAAATCAGTTGACAAAGCGGATTTAATTCTTGCAGTAAACAGATAATAAAAAGCATGATAAGGGAAACTCCAAAACACCGACCTACAGTGAGTGCGAGCTACATTTTTTCAAatgttattctttttgtttcaaTCTGTTAagtcttattttcctttttagtccatttaaaagCGAATGTTTCTTTCCTTTTACAACAACTCCTTAATTCTAACTTTTTACGTGGCATGTTTAAAGACCAGAAACTTAAAtaacattttgatatattttgcaTACCTTTgttttaagaccacaagattcaagtcTTCTTTGAGAttaatcttgatatattttttaaccTCTACTTATAGGCTGCCGAGCTGTTGAGACATCAATATTTGCAACCATACCTCCTCTTGTGTCATAACCCTTCATCTGTATTTCTTCCTATGAAGTCCCCGAGCAGAATGAAAGAGAAAACACGACCATCACCTAGAAAATCTATCAGTTCGAGAGGTAGCAGAGACAGACAGTTAAAGCTAAAAGAGAAGAGAACAGTCCTTGACTTTGACGAAAGTGATAACATTCAGCCAAGAAACTTATTTTACAATTATAACACGTTTCGAGCCAAACTTGGCACTAAGTGAGTCGATCCAACAAGATACTCGGTTAGGATCTCTCAAGATAGTGAGGATTCTAAAAGTGGGGAGATGAGTGAGGCAGTTGTTTGCAATGGATATGATCAACAGGAGACTATCTCACACACAGAAACTACGATCACTCCAATCTCATCAAGTTCAAGGGCAAAAACCTGGTCTGAGGAACAAGAGCATGTTTCTCCAGAGTATGTTAGTTGATTTGATGAGGGTGATATGAAGAATAACAATACAAAAGAGCTTGAAGTGTTGAGCAGTCCACTAGACCATGAGGAAGCAAATATAGTGGAATGTATCTCCATAAAATCTAGCAGAATGACATTGTCTGATGGAAGATTCAACGATAAAACACGATCCTTCGATGAAGAAGCACTTCATCTAATTCACAGTCGGTAAAACTAGCTCCAGAGGCAGCACCAAAATATTGTGTTGCTGAAAGTGAAAATGGTAGTGACTATACAAAAGTTTCTATTGACTGCTTGTCAACTGAAAGCGATGGTTCACTTCTACACAAAGACGAGCTAGAAAAGAAACCAACCGTGGTTTATGACACCAAATAGTCTAAGAAAGACGCTCTTCGAGCACTGGATAATAAGGTTTTGCAGCTCAAGTCACTAGCTGCATTAGCTAGTAAGGAGGACAAAGACGACTGGGGTAATCCCACTGAACAAAGAGTTGAAGCTTTATATTCTCCTTTGGAGGTTTGTGTGTGCCTACTTAAGCAGGAAAAAATTGATGAGCTTGCTGGTGTGCTGAAACCATTCAGGGATGATGGAATGTCGTTTAGAGAAACAACAATCTGGTTGACAAAAAGTCTCATGACTGCACAGAAGTTGTCCAAGGGGTTGTGATGTTGCACAAAACCTGTCTTTTGACCTATAGAACGAGCCTCTGTCTTACGTAAATCATTAAGTATTGTTGGACTAAACTATTCCTCGAGGCTTAACGTGGTTGAGCATTCCTTAGTTTTGATTCTATTGTTGTAGGACAGTTGATGGAGCTGTGAAGATTATATATAATGTACTTTTAAATTTGATTTCTACTCTATGATGATACTTACCATATTTTCTACTGTTagttttttcttcaaaactaccTACCGACAAAGATTATACATTTCTTCAGCTTCTTAGATATGATTGTGTTATTATCGGAGTCGATTTCTAATATAGTTACTCAACTAATAGTATTNNNNNNNNNNNNNNNNNNNNNNNNNNNNNNNNNNNNNNNNNNNNNNNNNNNNNNNNNNNNNNNNNNNNNNNNNNNNNNNNNNNNNNNNNNNNNNNNNNNNNNNNNNNNNNNNNNNNNNNNNNNNNNNNNNNNNNNNNNNNNNNNNNNNNNNNNNNNNNNNNNNNNNNNNNNNNNNNNNNNNNNNNNNNNNNNNNNNNNNNNNNNNNNNNNNNNNNNNNNNNNNNNNNNNNNNNNNNNNNNNNNNNNNNNNNNNNNNNNNNNNNNNNNNNNNNNNNNNNNNNNNNNNNNNNNNNNNNNNNNNNNNNNNNNNNNNNNNNNNNNNNNNNNNNNNNNNNNNNNNNNNNNNNNNNNNNNNNNNNNNNNNNNNNNNNNNNNNNNNNNNNNNNNNNNNNNNNNNNNNNNNNNNNNNNNNNNNNNNNNNNNNNNNNNNNNNNNNNNNNNNNNNNNNNNNNNNNNNNNNNNNNNNNNNNNNN
Proteins encoded in this window:
- the LOC124885205 gene encoding serine/threonine-protein kinase Nek6-like, with protein sequence MSEAVVCNGYDQQETISHTETTITPISSSSRAKTWSEEQEHVSPEYSVKLAPEAAPKYCVAESENGSDYTKVSIDCLSTESDGSLLHKDELEKKPTVLKSLAALASKEDKDDWGNPTEQRVEALYSPLEVCVCLLKQEKIDELAGVLKPFRDDGMSFRETTIWLTKSLMTAQKLSKGL